In a single window of the Dinghuibacter silviterrae genome:
- a CDS encoding serpin family protein, with translation MKRLLLALLVLSACRKGTTPTPDITHDITLPASGTAVVAAENQFSLALFQAVNLQDTVLKNKIISPFSVYMALGMADNGAAGTTLDSINKALALGALSTGDLNGTASALIQQLPGADNHVTLSVANSEWYNQQNTPMASFSQLLQNDYNAKVAGLDFSNPSSVTTINQWVANQTQQMIPQILNSIEPTEIMFLVNAVYFKGEWTTSFDAGLTQPAPFTRGDGVVENVQTMRLQSPVPIQFLITDTVTMVELPYGGKQFVMDIMMPAGDIRSFAAGLTPALLTGWISRMITSQANLTMPRFKFDYNVSMQPALTSLGMGIAFGHAADFSNMYTIPVFLSRVIHQAAIEVDESGTKAAAATVVGIGTSVAVPTNNIKLNRAFLFTIREKTSGVVLFTGILNDPLSD, from the coding sequence ATGAAACGTTTGCTCCTGGCCCTCCTGGTCCTGTCGGCTTGCCGTAAGGGGACTACCCCTACCCCGGATATTACCCATGACATCACGCTGCCCGCTTCGGGGACCGCCGTGGTGGCGGCGGAAAATCAATTTTCGCTGGCACTTTTTCAGGCGGTGAACCTGCAGGATACGGTGCTGAAGAACAAGATCATTTCGCCTTTTAGCGTGTACATGGCGCTGGGGATGGCGGACAACGGGGCTGCGGGGACGACCCTGGATTCCATCAACAAGGCGCTGGCGCTGGGGGCGCTGTCGACCGGCGACCTGAACGGGACGGCGTCGGCCCTGATCCAGCAGTTGCCGGGGGCGGACAATCATGTCACCCTATCGGTGGCGAATTCGGAGTGGTACAACCAGCAAAACACGCCGATGGCTTCTTTTTCCCAATTACTACAAAACGACTACAATGCAAAGGTGGCGGGGCTGGATTTTAGCAATCCGTCTTCGGTGACAACCATCAATCAATGGGTGGCCAACCAGACCCAGCAAATGATTCCCCAAATATTGAACAGCATCGAGCCAACCGAAATCATGTTTCTGGTGAATGCCGTTTATTTTAAGGGCGAATGGACGACCTCGTTTGACGCGGGGCTTACCCAGCCGGCTCCGTTTACACGCGGCGATGGTGTGGTGGAAAACGTTCAGACGATGCGGTTGCAGAGCCCGGTCCCGATCCAGTTTTTGATCACCGATACCGTGACGATGGTGGAGTTGCCCTATGGAGGGAAGCAGTTTGTCATGGACATCATGATGCCCGCGGGGGACATCAGGTCCTTTGCCGCGGGGCTTACGCCAGCGTTGCTGACGGGATGGATCAGCCGGATGATCACCTCGCAGGCCAATCTGACGATGCCGCGCTTCAAGTTTGACTATAACGTATCCATGCAACCCGCGCTAACCAGCCTGGGGATGGGGATTGCCTTTGGCCATGCGGCCGATTTCTCGAATATGTATACGATACCGGTGTTTCTCAGCAGGGTCATCCACCAGGCGGCCATCGAGGTGGACGAGAGCGGCACAAAGGCCGCGGCGGCAACGGTGGTGGGTATCGGAACAAGCGTAGCCGTGCCCACGAACAACATCAAACTGAACCGGGCTTTCCTCTTTACGATCCGGGAAAAGACGAGCGGGGTGGTGTTGTTTACAGGGATCCTGAATGATCCGCTGAGCGACTAA
- a CDS encoding MarR family winged helix-turn-helix transcriptional regulator: MHLPNKTVELVNLWAQFEARYPDGSIEDFCRYTLIHQREGRQTGEMMAGVIPAVPNAVLLKLMGRIHKINAAYGSAALEGTGLHQLEEMGMLLSIYQLKTPRKTEVIYTNLMELSSGTDMLNRLRQRGYISETADKEDKRSKRLRLTPAGLAVIDRAAARLEKMARMMTKDMPTEDQQLCIQLLRNMEIKLAARWVQDKGRPFDEVYKELA; this comes from the coding sequence AACCTTTGGGCCCAATTCGAGGCCCGTTACCCCGACGGAAGTATAGAAGATTTTTGCCGGTATACCCTGATCCACCAACGCGAGGGCCGCCAGACAGGTGAGATGATGGCCGGGGTGATCCCCGCCGTGCCCAACGCCGTGCTGTTAAAGCTGATGGGACGCATACACAAGATCAACGCCGCTTATGGAAGCGCGGCCCTGGAAGGAACGGGGTTGCACCAACTCGAAGAGATGGGCATGCTCCTAAGCATCTACCAGCTCAAGACCCCCCGCAAAACCGAAGTGATTTATACGAACCTGATGGAGTTGTCCAGCGGCACCGATATGCTCAACCGCCTCCGGCAAAGAGGCTACATCAGCGAAACCGCCGACAAGGAAGACAAACGCTCCAAACGGTTGCGGCTGACCCCCGCCGGTCTGGCGGTCATCGACCGCGCCGCCGCCCGTTTGGAAAAAATGGCCCGTATGATGACCAAAGACATGCCCACGGAAGACCAGCAGCTCTGCATACAGCTCCTGCGCAACATGGAAATCAAACTCGCCGCCCGCTGGGTCCAGGACAAGGGTCGTCCCTTCGACGAGGTGTACAAAGAGCTGGCTTAG